One region of Ictalurus punctatus breed USDA103 chromosome 6, Coco_2.0, whole genome shotgun sequence genomic DNA includes:
- the LOC108266244 gene encoding interferon-induced protein 44: MGSSPSKPEFRTVLADKQVIDGYDVILSCEANTEYVTATWEKDGQKLACVEGKHTVKKIGTKCILEIGKAQESDEGKYTITLSNSSGSDSCSALVRVQINEWRTVQWRQAGMFNALKTFNICNEVEELRFLLYGPVGAGKSSAINTIRTIFEGRQFVNCLAAAGSTKSHTLCYERFRFANEEGSFPFAFNDIMGAEAKDGVLTQDIISALNGHMKEGYMFNCNNPLTTNNHYYNQNPSLSDQMHCLVYVIPADMISMMDDDFIKKLKSVRETASRMGIPQVVFMTRIDRACPMTKENLQNIYKSKKIRDKMRESSNVVGVPVNCIFPVLNYHEETHVNDNINCLMLDALTQIIHWANDYVVKRSNNQISPQQPIRE, from the exons ATGGGATCCTCTCCATCCAAACCTG AATTCCGCACAGTTCTGGCTGATAAACAAGTTATAGATGGATATGATGTTATTCTTTCCTGTGAGGCAAACACAGAATATGTAACGGCAACTTGGGAAAAGGATGGCCAGAAATTGGCTTGTGTGGAGGGCAAGCACACTGTGAAAAAAATTGGTACAAAATGCATCTTGGAAATTGGAAAAGCTCAGGAGAGTGATGAAGGGAAATACACCATAACCCTGAGCAACAGTTCAGGTTCTGACTCATGCTCTGCCCTCGTCAGAGTCC aaataaatgaatggaggACAGTGCAATGGAG aCAAGCCGGAATGTTTAATGCTCTCAAgacatttaatatttgtaatGAAGTTGAAGAGCTCCGCTTTCTCCTGTATGGACCAGTTGGAGCAGGAAAGTCCAGTGCCATAAACACCATCAGAACCATTTTTGAAGGACGTCAGTTTGTCAACTGTCTGGCTGCTGCAGGATCTACTAAGAGTCACACTCTATGC TATGAAAGATTCAGATTTGCAAATGAAGAAGGATCGTTTCCTTTTGCCTTCAATGATATAATGGGTGCAGAAGCAAAAGATGGGGTCCTCACTCAAGATATCATCAGCGCTTTAAATGGCCATATGAAAGAGGGTTACATG tttaacTGTAACAATCCACTGACTACAAACAACCATTATTACAATCAAAATCCCAGCCTGAGTGATCAGATGCACTGCCTGGTGTATGTCATACCAGCCGACATGATTTCAATGATGGACGACGATTTTATCAAAAAATTGAAGAGTGTCAGAGAAACAGCAAGCAGAATGG GAATACCTCAAGTGGTTTTCATGACAAGAATAGACCGCGCATGTCCAATGACGAAGGAGAATTTGCAAAATATCTACAAAAGCAAAAAGATCAGAGATAAA ATGCGGGAATCCAGTAATGTAGTGGGTGTTCCTGTGAACTGTATCTTCCCTGTCTTGAACTATCACGAGGAGACCCATGTGAACGATAATATAAACTGCCTGATGCTGGATGCCTTAACACAGATTATACACTGGGCTAATGATTATGTGGTCAAAAGGTCCAACAACCAAATTTCACCTCAACAACCAATCCGAGAATAA